Proteins encoded in a region of the Zea mays cultivar B73 chromosome 4, Zm-B73-REFERENCE-NAM-5.0, whole genome shotgun sequence genome:
- the LOC118476924 gene encoding uncharacterized protein: MEALRAEPVAEGEMPASSVHLVSKVLSQSSSHQFLKSVGIKTSATSKASSSNHSELREQLAAEATAAVQGELDQLRKKCEEAEEQQARTQRELEEYKKITEKNSKEMEETNVLIKKLLSLHGNSSST; the protein is encoded by the coding sequence atggaggctttgagggctgaacctgttgctgaaggtgagATGCCAGCATCCAGTGTGCACCTTGTGTCGAAGGTGCTGTCCCAGAGCAGCTCACACCAATTCCTGAAAAGCGTCGGCATCAAAACATCGGCAACCTCCAAGGCTTCATCATCAAATCATAGTGAGCTTCGGGAACAACTTGCAGCTGAAGCGACGGCTGCTGTTCAAGGTGAACTCGACCAGCTCAGGAAGAAATGTGAAGAAGCTGAGGAACAGCAGGCGAGGACACAAAGGGAGTTGGAGGAGTACAAGAAGATAACAGAGAAGAacagcaaggagatggaggagaccaatgtgctcatcaagaagctcttgtccttgcatggtaactcttcttcgaCATGA